One genomic region from Streptomyces sp. Li-HN-5-11 encodes:
- a CDS encoding xanthine dehydrogenase family protein subunit M, whose product MREFGYQRAYDVAGAVALLGADPDARFLGGGTNLVDLMKTGVERPARLVDLRELPLDGIEEAEDGSLRIGATVTNSDLAAHPEVRRRYPALTQAVLAGASGQLRNMATVGGNLLQRTRCGYFTDVTKPCNKRDPGSGCPAIEGEHHNHAVLGASEHCVAVHPSDMGVALAAFDAVVSYETADGPGKLPLADFYLPVGDTPHRETALPPGALITGVTLPPAPVAARSRYRKVRERASYAFAIGSVAAALDVQGGAVRDVRLAFGAVASRPWRARAAERVLAGAPADAATFAAAADAELAAAEPLPHNAYKVTLMRNLVVAVLTELAEEAAR is encoded by the coding sequence ATGAGGGAGTTCGGTTATCAGAGGGCATACGACGTCGCCGGCGCGGTCGCGCTGCTCGGTGCCGATCCGGACGCCCGTTTCCTTGGCGGCGGCACCAACCTCGTCGACCTGATGAAGACCGGCGTCGAGCGGCCGGCCCGCCTCGTCGACCTCCGCGAACTTCCCCTGGACGGGATCGAGGAGGCGGAGGACGGCAGCCTGCGCATCGGCGCCACCGTCACCAACAGCGACCTCGCCGCCCATCCCGAGGTCCGCCGGCGCTACCCGGCCCTGACGCAGGCCGTGCTGGCCGGCGCCTCCGGGCAGCTGCGCAACATGGCCACCGTCGGCGGGAACCTGCTCCAGCGCACCCGCTGCGGCTACTTCACCGACGTGACCAAGCCGTGCAACAAGCGCGACCCCGGCAGCGGCTGCCCCGCGATCGAGGGCGAGCACCACAACCACGCCGTCCTCGGCGCCTCCGAGCACTGCGTGGCCGTCCACCCCTCCGACATGGGCGTGGCCCTGGCGGCCTTCGACGCCGTCGTGTCGTACGAAACCGCGGACGGCCCGGGAAAGTTGCCGCTCGCCGACTTCTACCTGCCCGTGGGCGACACCCCGCACCGGGAGACCGCGTTGCCGCCCGGCGCGCTGATCACCGGTGTCACCCTGCCGCCCGCCCCCGTCGCCGCCCGCTCCCGCTACCGCAAGGTGCGCGAGCGCGCCTCGTACGCGTTCGCGATCGGTTCCGTAGCCGCCGCGCTCGACGTCCAGGGCGGTGCCGTGCGCGACGTACGCCTGGCCTTCGGGGCCGTGGCCTCCCGGCCGTGGCGCGCCCGGGCCGCCGAACGGGTGCTGGCCGGGGCACCGGCCGACGCCGCCACCTTCGCCGCCGCGGCGGACGCCGAACTGGCGGCGGCCGAACCGCTGCCCCACAACGCATACAAGGTGACACTGATGCGCAACCTCGTCGTCGCCGTCCTGACCGAACTCGCCGAGGAGGCCGCCCGATGA
- a CDS encoding substrate-binding domain-containing protein: MKRNRKAMPALLGPRPAATALLLAAATVLAGCEQGSSGGPTGQASGPSGCPAAHAAAQAAVSRAERTDAAWHGPAGGPKAVSGKTIVYVAQTMTNPGVAGAAQGVKEAARVIGWNVRVIDGGGTPAGIQAAMSQAVTLKPSGIVIGGFDPGTTSQQVAQAGAARIPLIGWHAVASPGPSRRPELFTNVTTKVEDVARAGAQWVIAGSNGHAGVVLFTDASIPFAKHKSELIRKVLATCPGVSLLAYENIPIPDASSRTPREISTLLSRFQDRWTYSVAINDLYFADAAPAFRAAGRKGSGPPLNIGAGDGDPSAFERINSKQYQAATVPEPLSLQGWQIVDEFNRAFSGRPASGYVAPVHITTAGNSGGATAWDPPGYRQGYRKIWGR, translated from the coding sequence GTGAAGCGCAACCGCAAGGCCATGCCGGCTCTCCTCGGGCCCCGCCCCGCCGCCACCGCCCTGCTGCTGGCAGCGGCCACCGTCCTGGCAGGCTGCGAACAGGGCTCGTCCGGCGGGCCGACGGGGCAAGCGTCGGGTCCGAGCGGGTGCCCCGCGGCCCACGCGGCGGCCCAGGCCGCCGTCAGCCGGGCGGAACGGACCGACGCCGCCTGGCACGGGCCTGCCGGCGGCCCGAAGGCGGTGTCCGGCAAGACCATCGTCTACGTCGCCCAGACCATGACCAACCCCGGCGTCGCAGGCGCCGCGCAGGGGGTGAAGGAGGCCGCCAGGGTCATCGGCTGGAACGTCAGGGTGATCGACGGCGGCGGCACACCCGCCGGCATCCAGGCGGCCATGAGCCAGGCCGTGACCCTCAAGCCCTCGGGCATCGTCATCGGGGGCTTCGACCCCGGAACGACCTCCCAGCAGGTCGCGCAGGCAGGCGCGGCACGCATCCCGCTCATCGGCTGGCACGCGGTCGCCTCCCCCGGCCCGAGCCGACGGCCCGAGCTCTTCACCAATGTCACCACCAAGGTCGAGGACGTGGCCCGGGCCGGCGCGCAATGGGTGATCGCCGGCTCCAACGGACACGCCGGCGTCGTGCTCTTCACCGACGCCTCGATCCCGTTCGCCAAGCACAAGTCCGAACTGATCAGGAAGGTGCTCGCCACCTGCCCGGGCGTGAGCCTGCTGGCGTACGAGAACATCCCGATCCCGGACGCGAGCAGCCGCACGCCCCGGGAGATCTCCACGCTCCTCTCCCGCTTCCAGGACCGGTGGACGTACTCCGTCGCCATCAACGACCTGTACTTCGCCGATGCCGCCCCGGCCTTCCGCGCGGCCGGCCGGAAAGGGTCGGGCCCGCCCCTCAACATCGGTGCCGGGGACGGCGACCCGTCCGCCTTCGAGCGCATCAACAGCAAGCAGTACCAGGCGGCCACCGTGCCCGAGCCGCTGTCCCTGCAGGGCTGGCAGATCGTCGACGAGTTCAACCGCGCCTTCTCCGGCCGGCCCGCCAGCGGATATGTGGCCCCCGTCCACATCACCACGGCCGGCAACAGCGGCGGTGCCACGGCCTGGGATCCGCCGGGCTACCGGCAGGGCTACCGGAAGATCTGGGGCAGATGA
- a CDS encoding 2Fe-2S iron-sulfur cluster-binding protein has translation MDLSTSSAITLTINGEKHTLSVDHRTTLLDALRERLDMTGTKKGCDQGQCGACTVLLDGRRAVACLQLAVAAEGREVTTIEGVADGERLHPVQQAFLDLDGYQCGYCTPGQICSAVAVIEEHAAGWPSAVTGDVRPEAGPPPLTADEIRERMSGNLCRCGAYVSIAQAVARAAAVQTGAAQGAPAAQSGQSGQSGQDKEVAA, from the coding sequence ATGGACCTATCGACGTCCAGCGCCATCACCTTGACCATCAACGGCGAGAAACACACGCTGTCCGTCGACCACCGCACCACCCTGCTCGACGCACTGCGTGAACGCCTCGACATGACCGGCACGAAGAAGGGCTGTGACCAGGGGCAGTGCGGCGCCTGCACGGTCCTGCTCGACGGGCGCCGGGCCGTGGCCTGCCTGCAACTCGCGGTGGCGGCCGAGGGGCGCGAGGTCACCACCATCGAGGGCGTGGCCGACGGGGAGCGGCTGCATCCGGTGCAGCAGGCATTCCTCGACCTCGACGGTTACCAGTGCGGCTACTGCACCCCCGGGCAGATCTGTTCGGCCGTCGCGGTGATCGAGGAACACGCGGCGGGCTGGCCGAGTGCCGTCACCGGCGACGTCCGGCCCGAGGCGGGGCCACCGCCCCTGACCGCGGACGAGATCCGGGAGCGGATGAGCGGCAACCTGTGCCGCTGCGGCGCGTACGTGTCGATAGCCCAGGCCGTCGCTCGCGCCGCCGCCGTCCAAACCGGTGCGGCCCAGGGTGCTCCGGCCGCGCAGTCCGGTCAGTCCGGCCAGTCCGGCCAGGACAAGGAGGTGGCCGCATGA
- a CDS encoding patatin-like phospholipase family protein has translation MQGADVTEALVLGGGGVGGIAWITGLLTGLADAGQDVTGADVIVGTSAGSAVAAQLGSGLPLEELYARQVDPTLQAAEIVAEMDLDAFAAEIGAAPGGAADVPEMRRAVGRFALRAETVPEARRRAVIESRLPSHKWPKRTLRIVAVDAESGQQRVFDNECGVSLVDAVAASCAVPGVWPPVTIDGRRYVDGGVRSIANADHAAGASRVLVVVPTGFVEPFPSDVPLERSVEELRARGARVAVVEPDEASRAAVGANPLDPSTRRPAAEAGRAQGRALTIDWSGA, from the coding sequence ATGCAGGGGGCGGACGTGACAGAGGCGTTGGTGCTGGGTGGCGGTGGGGTCGGGGGCATCGCCTGGATCACGGGGCTGCTGACGGGTCTGGCGGATGCCGGGCAGGACGTGACCGGGGCCGACGTGATCGTGGGCACCTCGGCGGGGTCGGCCGTCGCGGCCCAGTTGGGCAGCGGGCTGCCCCTGGAAGAGCTGTACGCCCGGCAGGTCGATCCCACGTTGCAGGCCGCCGAGATCGTGGCCGAGATGGATCTGGACGCCTTCGCCGCGGAGATCGGCGCCGCGCCGGGCGGCGCGGCCGACGTTCCCGAAATGCGGCGTGCGGTCGGACGGTTCGCGCTCCGTGCCGAGACCGTGCCGGAGGCCCGGCGCCGCGCGGTCATCGAGTCACGGCTGCCGTCGCACAAATGGCCCAAGCGCACTCTGCGGATCGTGGCGGTGGACGCCGAGAGCGGGCAGCAGCGGGTGTTCGACAACGAATGCGGGGTGAGCCTGGTCGACGCCGTCGCGGCGAGCTGCGCCGTCCCCGGCGTCTGGCCGCCCGTGACGATCGACGGGCGCCGGTACGTCGACGGCGGCGTGCGTTCCATCGCCAACGCCGACCACGCCGCCGGAGCCTCGCGCGTGCTGGTGGTCGTGCCGACGGGTTTTGTCGAGCCCTTCCCCAGCGACGTGCCGCTGGAGCGGTCCGTCGAGGAACTGCGGGCGCGGGGCGCCCGGGTCGCCGTCGTCGAACCGGACGAGGCGTCGCGGGCCGCGGTCGGCGCCAATCCGCTGGACCCGTCCACCCGCCGGCCGGCCGCCGAGGCCGGGCGCGCGCAGGGCCGTGCGCTGACCATCGACTGGAGCGGCGCCTGA